In Elephas maximus indicus isolate mEleMax1 chromosome 4, mEleMax1 primary haplotype, whole genome shotgun sequence, a genomic segment contains:
- the LOC126074708 gene encoding olfactory receptor 8S1-like, translating to MSWGNHSTINNFILLGLSSDPKIQALLFVLFLGIYLQTLMGNLLMLLVIWVDSYLHTPMYFFLSHLSFLDLCFSSTTVSKLLENLLSQRKTISMGGCLAQVFFLFHTGGTEACLLAVMAYDRYVAICHPLLYGQMMSNQLCKVLVCGSWSLAFLGALINILLAMNLNLCGEKPIPHYSCELPSLFPLSCSDVSTNFTVMLCSTFLHGLGTCVLIVFSYALIVSTILSISSSTGRSKAFSTCSSHLTAMLLFYGSAFLCYVMPNSDSLLELIFSLQYSVITPLVNPLVYSLKNNEVKAAVRRTLRNYLQYFR from the coding sequence ATGTCCTGGGGGAACCACAGCACCATAAATAATTTCATCCTCCTTGGACTGTCCTCTGATCCCAAGATCCAGGCTCTGCTTTTTGTGTTGTTCCTGGGGATTTACCTCCAGACCCTCATGGGGAACCTGTTGATGTTACTAGTCATCTGGGTGGATTCTTACCTCCAtacacccatgtacttcttcctgagTCACCTCTCTTTCCTGGATCTTTGCTTCTCTTCTACCACAGTGTCCAAGCTGCTGGAGAATCTCCTATCTCAAAGAAAAACCATCTCTATGGGGGGCTGCCTAGCTCAAGTCTTCTTTTTGTTTCACACTGGAGGCACTGAAGCCTGCCTACTtgcagtgatggcctatgaccgctatgttgcCATCTGCCACCCTCTACTCTATGGCCAGATGATGAGCAACCAACTCTGTAAGGTGCTGGTGTGTGGCTCCTGGAGCCTAGCCTTTCTGGGTGCACTCATCAACATCCTTCTAGCTATGAACTTGAACTTGTGTGGGGAGAAGCCCATCCCCCACTACAGCTGTGAGCTGCCCTCACTCTTCCCTCTGTCCTGCTCTGATGTCTCCACCAATTTTACCGTTATGCTCTGCTCTACCTTCCTGCATGGACTTGGAACCTGTGTCCTGATTGTTTTCTCCTACGCCCTCATTGTCTCCACCATCCTGAGCATCAGTTCCTCCACAGGCAGAagcaaggccttctccacctgctcctCCCACCTCACTGCAATGCTCCTATTTTATGGCTCAGCTTTCCTTTGCTATGTCATGCCAAACTCAGATTCACTACTGGAGTTGATCTTCTCCTTGCAGTACAGTGTGATCACTCCCCTAGTGAATCCCCTTGTCTACAGCCTGAAGAACAATGAGGTGAAAGCAGCTGTGAGAAGGACCTTGAGAAACTATCTCCAATATTTCAGGTAG